CTGGGAATTCCGCAAGCGCTAATCGATATCGAAAAGGCCGCCCTGCTGGAACCCGACAATGCCGATATTCGATTGCTCCAGGCCCAGATTTTAGGAAGGCATCAACACTACCTGGAAGCTTTGAAAGCTATAGATATCGTTTGCAACCAGCCCTCGCCTCCGATCTGGAGTTGGTTCACTCGGGCGACGCTGAATGAATTAAAAGGGGACAAGGAAGCCGCGGCTCGCGATCTGGAAAAAGGCTTCGCGGGCCATGCCGTCGAGTACCAGGATTTCCTCTCGCGAGGCTTAGCGAGAATGCAAACCGATCCGCAGGCCGCATTGCTCGATTTTCAAGCCGCCGAGAAAATCGACCCTCAACCCGTGGAAGCTCTCCAGAATCAGGCTCACGTCGAGGCCCGGTATCTCAATCACACCGAAAATGCGATCGACATTCTGCAACGGCTTCTGAAACGCAACCCCGATTTTCTCGAAGCTCGCGATGCACTGGCCGTCTATTACGCCCGATTGGGGCAGGCCGAAAAAGCCCTGAAGATCGTCTCCCAAATGAAAGCGGGCGAGCCCTCCGCCAACGCTCAATATCAGACGGCCTGCGTTTACGCTCTGTTGGCAAAAAAAGACCTCCGCTATGTTCCCGAAGCTTTGAAACAGCTGGCCTCCAGTCTGCAGCGTGGCTTCGGATTCGATTATCTGATGATCGACAAAGATTTGGATCCCGTTCGTAACCATCCGGATTTCAAAGTCTTGTCCGACTTCGTTCAGAAAACCGAACAATTGAAAATTGCTCAACCTTAATACGAAGGATTTCAAATGAAAACGCACCACAAATTGAAGCTGGAAACCTTCGAAGAGCGTATTGTCCCGGCGACATTCGGCATTCCCTGGCAGGGTAGGAACATTACCGTGAGCTTCGCCCCCGATGGGACAAATATCCAAGGCAATCAGAGCAATCTATTTGCCGCCATGACTGCTGATGGCTTGACCCAGGCCCAATGGCAAGGACAGATACTTAAAGCACTTGAATCCTGGGTGGCGGTTTCCAACATCAACCTCGGCGTCGTGGCCGATAACGGAGCGGCCGAAGGTTCACCCGGTTTCATCCAGGGAGATCCGAACTTCGGAGATGTCCGAATCTTCGGTGAAGCGTTTAACTCGAATCAATTGGCTCTCACGGCTCCTCCGGGTTACACCTCGGAAACAGGTGCCGGGGACGTCATTCTGAATACCAACTATAAATTTGGCGTCGGCGGAACGAACGGGGCTTACGATCTCTTCTCCACCGTCATCCACGAATCCGGCCATGCTTTGGGAATCGACGATAATACGACCGATCCAAACTCGGTGATGTATTATACTTATCAGGGCATTCGAACTGGACTCGATGAAACGGATATCGCTAGTATCCAAAGCCTGTATGGCGCCGCAAATAGCAGTTCCAGTGCGGGCACTAAACTCTCAACGGCCACCGCCATTCCCGCCGTCACTGGTTCCAGCAATCTCTTTACGAACGCTTCCTTAACTGCTTCTGGTCAAACAGAGTATTACAAATTCACGGTGCCAAGTACCCAGACGGGTTCAACGACCTTAACGCTCTCTACAGAAACTATCAGCCTTCTCCAGGGTTCGTTCAAGGTTCTGGATTCCTCGGGTAACGTTCTGGCCACCTCCGGGGAAACCCAATCCGATACGACTTTCAACGGTGCCAACGCATCGGTAACTCTATTTTTGACTGCCGGCAAAACCTACTACGTGGAAGTCTTCTCGACCGATCCCGTTTTCAATGTGGGGGCCTATACACTTTCCACTGTATTCAACGCCAGTTCGGCGACCGCGCCCGCAAGTGCCCCTTACGGTTTCCTGGCCCAGACTCCCACTTCGACCACGACCAGCAATTCAAGCCTCTCGAATGCTCAAACGATTCCCAGCTACAGCGGAGCAACCGGTCAGCTGTCGTATCAGACTTTTGCGGTCCTGCAAAACCTTTCTACTCCCTCTTACTATAAAGTTACTGCTCCGACACTGGCGAGTGGAAGCACAACGACTTTAACTATCGTCGTGGCCGCATACAACTCTTCTCGCGGTTCCAGCACTACCGATCCTGTAGCCACTTTTGCACCGAATGTGACGGTCTATAACTCAAACGGCACGGCCTTATCGCTCCAGTCTATCGCGTCGGAAGGATTCCATAATGTTTACCAGATCCTGAACGTTACCAGAGGGCAGCAGTTCTATATCCAGGTTAAAGGCAACATTCTATCATTTGCCAGCAATTATTTACTGACAGCTGTCTTTCAACCGGTGGCCGTGCAGCAGCTTCAGGCTTTGTCAACGACCTTGACCAGTGCGGCCCCCAGCAGCACGGGAGTGCTTACGATTAATGAGGGCCAGATACTCTCGCTGGAACTGTCCTTGACCTCCGCCTCGGGTGCCCCGCTTTCGGGTGCTACCGTGACGATCACGAACGCTTCGGGTAATACCATTTCCACATGGTTTGTTCTGCAGGGTACGAGTTTCAGCAATACTCTTTTTCTGACCCCGGGAAGCTATACGGTCTCCATCACCGGCTTCAATGTTTTTGGCAATGTCCCGAACCTGGGCGTCATCATGGATCTCGTCACGCTCACGGATCCGATTGATATTGCCCCGAGTAGCCCATTGGGTACTGCTCCGACTCATACAAGTTCGACCGGCTCGACTACCACGCATACATCTACAACTTCAGTTACTTACACCACAACAAAGTAATTATTTGGTGGAAAGGTTTTTGCGCAGTAGAGTTCAATGTTCGAGTATAGGGTAGACCGATGAAGAGTTCGATCGATGTTCGCAAAGTAGATTTAGAGGTAGGACCGAAGTCGCCTTCCCAGGCTTCTCCGGCCGATTCCGAATCGTCTAAGACTGGGTTACTCCCATCGACGCAGTTGAACGCACTGGAAACGGTTGATTTAGAGGATAAAGTCAAATCTCTGGTCGGTTACGACCCGCTGCGCGGCCGAAAACGACTGGAAAAATATGAAATTATCCGCCTCCTGGCGACTGGCGGCATGGGAGCCGTCTACAAAGCGTTCGACCACAAACTGCGACGTAATGTTGCTCTGAAAGTCATGCTGCCTACCGCAGCTTCTAATATGCGAGCTCGGGATCGTTTCCTGCAGGAAGCTCGAGCCGCCGCACGAATCTCCAGTGACCACGTCGTTGAGATCTACGAAGCGGACGAAATAGACAACATTCCTTTCATTGCTCAAAAATATCTGCACGGCAACACCCTGGATCGCTACTTGACCTTAAAAGGTGGCGTACCGATCAGTCAGGCCATACGCATCATTCGCGAAACATCTCTCGGACTGCTGGCGGCGCACAAAATCGGGTTGGTTCACCGCGATATCAAACCCTCTAATCTCTGGCTGGAAGCTCCCAAAGGACGCGTGAAGATCCTGGATTTCGGTCTTGCACGGTATCAGGAAGAGGGCGCTTCTTTGACCAACCTCGATATCGCCGCCGGGACGCCCTCTTTTATGTCCCCGGAGCAAGTTCGCGGCGATCTGATCGATTTTCGCAGCGATCTTTTCAGTCTGGGAGTAGTACTATACCTGCTGTTGACCGGAAAGCTGCCGTTTCCCAAACAAAATTCTTCGAATGCTTTGATGGCCGTTTTCACGCAAGAGGCTATCCCGGTCGCGGAACTCAATCCTCATGTAGCGCCGGAATTGGCCGAACTGACGCATATCCTGCTTTCAAAAGATCCCGAACGACGCCCCAGTCAGACCTCTGAGGTGCCGGAAGCCATGGAGTGGATCGAAGCGAATCGCAAGCACGACAAAAAAGATTCTACCAGTAAAAGACCGAAGGTCTGGGAAACCCTCACGCCCCCGGCACAGTCTGTGATCGAAAAACACAATAACTTGAACCCGTTTTCATCACCTAAAAAAGGCAGCTTTTCATTCCTGAAACGATTATTTTAGCATTCTCTCAAACTCCTATCGGATAGATCGTCCCGGCGAACTCGCACTTCTCAAAATTCCGCCAATATCTTTATGGCGTCGCAATAAAACACTTTAATCGATTTTCTCTATCAAAATTCACTTGCGATCATCGACTGGTATCGAGTAAAAATGATTAGTCGACTCTGATGGATTTGATTCACAATTCTAGGATTTAAACAAGTATCCGGGTGATAGACTTGACCTGTTTTTGCTCAACTTAGAAGAGTGTTTTTCGCAACGTATTATTCTTGCCCTCTCACGGACGATCGCCCGAAATGCGAATTTTGGTCGATGCGATGCTTCATGGATTTTTCAAGTCGGTATTCATTTCACGGGAGGCAGATGATGAAGTGGCAGAAGGCTATGTGGTACGGGTTTGTTACGCAAATCGTGTTTTGGATTCTTCTGAATTTCAGTCAATTCGAGGGACTTTTTTGGATTTCGAAACCCGGCTTTCAGCTCTACTCATTCGGTAACGAGCAATTTTCTATCGGGGCTATCCTGCTTATTAACTGGGTTCTGTCAGCGAGCGTCTGGTACTGCCTACTGAGTTTCTTATACACGGCTTTTCCCAAATTGGCAGTTAAGAATACACCAAAGAAGATTGATCCATTTCGCGGCTACTACGAAGTATAGATCGCCGCAAGGATTTAATCTCTATAATTCTTTCGAGTATAGATCCGCGCTTCATAGGATCTATACACTTTCTTAACAAAGACCGACGTCATTAATCGAATATCAGAGTACCGAACTTCTGAAAATCGTGAAAGCTGGGTCCGACGCGGGACCAGTCCCAACTGCTGGTTTTGCCGTTATCGTAATCCATTCTGTAGAAGTTGGCCCTCCAGCGCGTACCAGCTTTCGGTGGCACGTTTCGCAGAGGCTGCATGAGTTCGTAGGGGATAAAAAATTCCGCTTTCCAGCCGGTCACCTTCGCCCCCGATTTCAACTCTCCACCCAGGGCAGATGTCGCTTTTCGAATCTTGCGCGCCCCTTCATAGTGCCAGGGTAGCCAGCCGAGGAATCGCCCTTCCAGATTGGGAATGATAATCGGCAATTCGTACCCGAGTGGGGAAATTTCGTACTCGAAATACATCGCGTCCCGATCATCCGGCCACAGAAAAACTTCGAAGACATCCTCTTTCCAGAGATCCTGAAAATCCTTGGTAATAGTGGAGGTCAATTTCTCATCCGTGGCTTCCATCAAGACATAAAGCCCTTTGTTCGAATGCAGAACCTTGATTTTCGTTTCATACGGCAGGCTGTCTTTATTCCGCTTAGAGAGCATTTGCCATTCGGCTTTTTTCCAGGCTTCCGCCGAGCCGTCGCCCTTGAGTTCGAAATCCTCCACCTCTGCAACATGCAACTCCTTAGGTCCAGGCCTCGAAGCATCCGGCTTCAAGCCGTAGAGCACTCTTTCTGCATTCCGCCGATAAATCTTATCCAGAACAGGAGCTGGCAGATTGATGCCGTAGATGTTCCAGAAGCCCTGTAAATGATGGCTGGCAGCACAATTGAAATATTCATCTTCCGTTTCCAGGAAACGATAGTAAATTCGGTAAGCTTCCCGCCGGGGTGTCGTGTCGGTTCCGAACAGGATTCGATCCTGATACTTCAGAAAGAATTTGCGAGCGGCGTAGGGTTGTCGGCCGAGCTCGGAAATGCGGGCATCGATATCCACATACATGTTCGGATACTTATCGAGCTTGTCGGCCACTGACGCCAGATCTTCCGCGTTGTTGCCGAAGTGGGTATTGATAAAGGTCGTTTTCGGATGGCGGGCGATGACCCGATGCAGTTGATCGAGCAGTACTTCCCGCTTTGGGTACTTTTCGCCGAAGAAGAGCCAGCCCGGATTGGAATTCAGCTCGTGCCAGCGTTCGTTGTATTTATCCAAAGGCGTGAAAAACGCGGCCGGATCCGCAATATGAATCACCACCGGACGGCCATGCTTGGCACACATTTCCCAAACTTCATCCAGTTTGGGATCGTCGACAGCCACTAGCGTGCCATCCTTGTGGCGGACCGTCAGCCCCAAACTTTTGTGAAACTTCAACCCTTTTGCCCCGGCCTTGAAACTCTCCTCGAGCCGCTTGGCCTCCCGGGTTCCCCAATCCGCATCGTCGAGGTTTTCAAAGTTGATCAGGGCGTATGTCAGAAATCGGCCGGGGTGCGCTTCGTCGAGTGCCGCTAGGGTTTCCTTCAATCGATCTCCCCAGCCGCCGTCCAGATTGACGACTGTTTGGACGCCCGCCTCGTTCATCTCCGTCAGATAGCGTTTCACCCGATCGGGAGTTAATGTATTTTTGCCACCGCCCAGATGGTTGTGCATGTCGATGACCGGGTACATCGGTTTTTCGACAATGCTCACCTTGGTCACCATCATCGACTTGGGTTCCCAGTCTCGAAGCTTCAACTCGCGGATATCTTCCGTAGCCTTGGCCGGTTGTCCCAGAGCAGGAGCCGATGGGAAAAGGAAGCAGCAGGTTGCCAGAAACAGCAATCGCATGGGAGAGGACTCCTGGAATTGTTCGAAGGAGGGTCGTACCAGTTAAAAGAGTACGGAGAAAGCGTTCAATCAGCGAGATTTCATCGCGAAAATTCCGATGCGACTCAATCGCCCGCTACCTGAAAAATTCGTTCGAATTCGTCGGAGCAACGTTCGAAAAGTCGCAGCACGGCGGGATCAAAATGCCCCGGGCTCTGCGTGAGGATATGGTCTTTCGCATTAGCATGAGTTATGGGCAATTTGTAAACTCGTCGGGAGCGCAGCGCATCGTAGACGTCGGCCACTGCGACAATCCGGGCGGCCAGCGGTATGGTGTGGCCGTGCAATCTATCTGGGTAACCCATGCCATCGAATCTTTCGTGATGATATCGGGCAATATCGATGGCCATCTGGAGGAAACCGGCGGCAAAACCATACTCAGCCGCAACGGACTGGAGTGTCTGCGCTCCAACGATGGTATGCGACTGCATTTGAATGCGTTCTTCGTCCGTTAGCTTTCCCGGTTTAAGCAAAATGTGATCGGCTAAGGCTACCTTGCCGATGTCGTGCAGGGGAACGCAGGCAACCAGAGTCTGCACGAAATTTTCGTCTACCACCAAGTTGAATTCACTCATCTTCTTGGCTTCATCGCCCAGAGCTCGGCAGAATTTCTGCAAACGCAACAGGTGCGTTCCCGTCTCGAGGCTACGATATTCCACTAGCTTTGCCAATGCCAGCACCAGCCCATTGCGGGCCGATATTAAGTGCTCGTCTTTCAGGCCGAGAGCTTTTTCGAGTTCGTAGTTGACTCCGCTCAGCCGGTGATTCAGCAAATCGGAGCGGTCCTGGGCCTGCTTCAATCGTAAGGCGGCGTTCACGCGGGCTCGCAGTTGAGCCACACTGTAAGGTTTTGGGACGAAGTCATCGGCGCCGTGACTGAGCAACGCCGCCATTTCGTCGCCCGGCATATGGCCGGAAAAAACGATGACTTTCAGATTCGGCCAGGTGGGAGATTGGCGGATGCGTTTCAAAGTTTCTTCGCCGTTGAGACGAGGCATGGCCATGTCGAGAAGAATGAGATCGAACGGTCGTTCGGAGATCGCTTGTAGAGCATGCAAGCCATCGGCCGCCTCTTCGCACTGAATTGGCCCATTCTGGAGAGCGGTGCGGCAAATATCCCGAAGCTTAGGCTCATCGTCGACAATGAGAATTCGGTGAACTTTCGGCAGGAGTAGATTGCTGTCTGGCTGTGGGCGGTCGGCATGAAATGCTTCAAGAAATTTCCGTCGTTCCTCGGCATCTTCAGAGGTAGGAAGGCTACCCGGCAGAGGTGAAGGTTCAAGATTCCTGGGATTTCGAGCCATATCGTTCTCGTTGAATCCGGCCTGGATTCCAACTTTACAAATCGACTGCGAGAATGGGACGAAGCGTGCGACTTCGTCATCCACTATTTCGCATACCCCAATGCTAATCGAAATTGCCGTTTGCGAGTCGGAACAGATCGAATAACGAAACGAACTTGGGGGGAGCCCACTGACTAACGAATAGCTTAGAACAGCTTTATCGACATTCAATTAATTTCTGCGAAAGGAATTGGATGGGATGTTAAGTCAGAAAGTGAGCAAACAAAAAAAAGATCGCAAATGCTGCGATCCTTTCAAAATTATTGCTTCAGCAAAGTGAACTCAGTCGCCTTTGAACGGCGAGTAGTCGCCTTCGATCAATTCGCGAGCCTGATCGCTGACATCATCAGCGGAAAAATTCTTCAGCGTATATTTTTTACCATCACCCGTACCCGTATACTCGAAGCTGAACTTGTAGCCCTTTTCCTTCTCGACCGGAAAGGTACCTTTGTTGGTCCAGGATTCTACGACACAACTCACTTTGTTTTTTTCGTAAGTGGCTTTGGATTCAATCACGCAGCCACCGCCGTCATTCGTGACGGTCATCGTGACTTTGTCCTCTTTTTTGAATTCAAAAGTGATCTTGAAGTCGCCTGCCGATTTTTCCCACTTTCCAGTCGGTTTGGCGACTTTGTCTTCGGCGAAAGTGAGGCCGGTGAATAGCACGAATATTCCAGCTGCGATTACAGAAAGACGCATACCTTGCTCCTGATTGAAACGGTGGAAATGAACGATGCCTCTACTTCGTTCTAGGAACATCCTCATTTAAAAGAAACACTGACTCGATGAAGAATCAGTGCAGACGATTTTTTCTCCACTCCCCCAAAAGCCCTGCCGAAGCAGGTTTAATCGAAGGTAAGCACCCGCGACGGAAATTCTGCATCAGGCCACAACGATATTCACCATCTTCTTGGGTACGACGACGATTTTCTTGATCGATTTACCGGTTATCTGTTCGATCACTTTGGGGTCAGTCAGTGCCAACTTTTCCAACCCCGCCTGATCGAGATCGGCGGCCACCATCAGCTTCGCGCGAATCTTGCCATTGATCTGCACGGGAATCTCGACCCGATCTTCCACCAGTAAAGCCGGATCGAACTTCGGCCAGGCTTGATAAGCCAGCGTCGTCGTGTGCCCCAGCACATTCCACAACTCCTCCGCCATATGCGGAGCGTAAGGTGCCAGCAGAAGCGTCAGAGTTTCCAAAACCGATTTGGGCCGGACTTCTTTACCGGTCAAATGATTGCTGAACTCCATCATGGCCGCGATGGCCGTGTTGAAGCGGAGGCCGTTGGTGTCTTCGGTCACTTTCTGAATCATCTTGTGCATAAGCCGAAGAGTTTCCGCATCCGGCTCGACATCTTTCACCAACGGGGAAAGCACATTCGTCTCGGCACGATCGTCGACGACCATACGCCAAACCCGCGAGAGGAAACGATAGACCCCTTCGACACTTTTCATGCTCCAGGGCTTGGTCGCTTCGAGTGGCCCCATGAACATTTCGTAGAGCCGCAGCGAATCGGCCCCATATTCCTTGACCACGTCATCCGGGTTGATGACGTTGCCGCGACTCTTGGACATCTTGTCAGCTTTGCCCGTAAGTTCGACTTCTGTGCCGACCAGGAAAGTGCGTCCTTTTCGCTTTTCGATTTGCTCGTCGGGAAGATTCTTGCCTTTAGCAGTTTCCGAATCGGCAAGACGCAAAACGTAATACTCCTCTTCCTCATTCTTTACATGCGCGGGAATTACACGCAACTCTTCAATTTTTGCACGATGCTTTTCATAAGTTTCCGCGCTGATGCGATATTCCATCTCGCCCAGGATCATCCCCTGATTCACCAGCTTCTGGAAGGGCTCCGGGCAGTGCACATGCCCTCGATCAAATAAGACTTTGTGCCAGAAGCGGGAATAGAGCAGATGCAGCACGGCGTGCTCGGCCCCACCGACATAGAGATCCACAGGCAACCAGTGCTTGGCTTTAGCGGGATCGCAGAAGGCATTGGGATTTTTCGCATCGAGGTAACGCAGATAGTACCAGCAACTCCCCGCCCACTGCGGCATGGTGTTGGTTTCCCGACGATACTTCTTCCCATCAATGGTGACGTTGATCCAGTCGGTCGCCTTGGCCAAAGGACCTTCGGGACTACCCGTTGGCTTGAAGTCGGCCATCTGAGGCAGCGTTAAGGGCAGATCCTTCAATTCCAGTGGGCGAATGTTGCCTGTGGGTTTGCCTTCGCTGTCCAACTCATGCAACAACGGGAAAGGTTCACCCCAATAGCGCTGCCGGGAGAAGAGCCAATCGCGAAGCTTATAGTTGATGCGCCGTGTGCCCGCTCCCTTCGCTTCGAGATGAGCGATGATCTTCTGCTTGGCTTCTGCGGTTTTTAAACCATCGAGTAAACCGGAGTTGCAAGCGACCCCCTCTTCGCAATACGCTTCCGTCAAATTCTCTGGAGTGCTCCTAGTTTTCTTAAACCATTCTTCCGGTGGCTGCACCACAAGCGGTATCGGTAGTCCAAACTTTTTCGCGAACTCGAAATCCCGTTCATCATGGGCCGGCACGGCCATGATCGCCCCCGTGCCGTAGGTCGCCAGAACATAGTCTGCAATCCACACAGGAATCTGCTTGCCGTTCACCGGATTGATCGCATAAGCGCCGGTGAATACGCCGGTCTTTTCCTTGGCCAGTTCGGTGCGGTCGAAATCGGATTTGCGCGCGGCCGCTTCCCGATAGGCTTGCACGGCCGACTTTTGCTCAGAAGTAGTAATCGATTCCACCAGCGCATGCTCGGGAGCGAGCACCATGTAGGTGGCCCCGAAAAGTGTATCGGGCCGGGTAGTGAAAACCCGAATTTTCGCGGCCCCGGACGCCAAGGCGAAATCGACCTCGGCCCCTTCGCTTTTCCCAATCCAGTTGCGCTGCATCTGTTTGATCGATTCCGACCAGTCGAGCGGTTCGAGATCATCGATCAAGCGCTCCGCATACTCGGTGATGCGTAACAACCACTGCCGGAGTGGTTGTCTCACTACCGGATGATTGCCCCGTTCCGATTTACCATCGATGACTTCTTCATTCGCCAAAACCGTTCCCAGCGCCGGGCACCAGTTCACGGGTACTTCGGCGCAGTAGGCTAATCGCTTGGAGTCGATGAACTTTCGCTTCTCTTCTTCGCTTTTGAAATCGGCCGGGATGGGCAATTCGGCTATCGGCCGACCCTTCTTCTGATCGTGGTCGTACCAGGTGTCGAAAAGCTGCAGGAAGATCCACTGCGTCCATTTGAAATAGTTCGGATCAGTCGTATCGACTTCGCGGTCCCAATCGTAACTGAAACCCAGAGATTTGATCTGTCGACGGAAGTTATCGATGTTGTTCTTAGTGTTAATGCTGGGGTGTTCGCCCGTCGTAATGGCGTGCTGCTCGGCGGGCAACCCGAAGGCATCCCAGCCCATCGGATGCAGGACGTGATATCCAGCCATGCGCTTCTGGCGGCTCAGAATATCGGTCGCGGTGTACCCTTCCGGGTGCCCGACGTGCAGGCCCGACCCGCTGGGGTAAGGGAACATATCGAGTATGTAGATCTTGGGCTTACCCGCAACGGTCGGCGCGTGGGGATCGGGACAGGCGAAAGTTTTGTTCTCTTCCCAATATTTCTGCCAGCGCGGTTCGATGACCCGGGGATTGTAGTTCGGCATTATAATTCTCCTGGCCGGTATTTTTATCACCTCCGGCCCGGCTTTCATCCCATACAATCGGTACGGTTCTTCCCATCGGGAAAAATCGGGGGGTTGTAACAACTTTGGGGAAAACTCGGTATCCAGTGGGGTGGAACGTTTGTTATAGTGGAGATCGCCGGCCCGGTGACGGGTTCACATCCTCGGTCTAGGACGAGATCTAACGGATCGCGGTTCAAAAGAAATGGGTTGGAAACCAATAAGCCGTGCTTTCGCATTCCTACTTTTGTTGAGTGGGATGGCGCAGCTTTGCGCTCAGGATCCGCAGCCGGTTCTTGCGACTCCCGACAAGCTCAAAGAACTCACTTCGAAACTGGAACAATTGCAGAAGCAGTTGACCCAGGAAAAGCCGGTCGCGCCGAGCCGCTGCGACATCACAGGCCAGCAGACAAAAATTGGCGATAATCAATTTGCCCTACTC
The genomic region above belongs to Telmatocola sphagniphila and contains:
- a CDS encoding matrixin family metalloprotease, whose amino-acid sequence is MKTHHKLKLETFEERIVPATFGIPWQGRNITVSFAPDGTNIQGNQSNLFAAMTADGLTQAQWQGQILKALESWVAVSNINLGVVADNGAAEGSPGFIQGDPNFGDVRIFGEAFNSNQLALTAPPGYTSETGAGDVILNTNYKFGVGGTNGAYDLFSTVIHESGHALGIDDNTTDPNSVMYYTYQGIRTGLDETDIASIQSLYGAANSSSSAGTKLSTATAIPAVTGSSNLFTNASLTASGQTEYYKFTVPSTQTGSTTLTLSTETISLLQGSFKVLDSSGNVLATSGETQSDTTFNGANASVTLFLTAGKTYYVEVFSTDPVFNVGAYTLSTVFNASSATAPASAPYGFLAQTPTSTTTSNSSLSNAQTIPSYSGATGQLSYQTFAVLQNLSTPSYYKVTAPTLASGSTTTLTIVVAAYNSSRGSSTTDPVATFAPNVTVYNSNGTALSLQSIASEGFHNVYQILNVTRGQQFYIQVKGNILSFASNYLLTAVFQPVAVQQLQALSTTLTSAAPSSTGVLTINEGQILSLELSLTSASGAPLSGATVTITNASGNTISTWFVLQGTSFSNTLFLTPGSYTVSITGFNVFGNVPNLGVIMDLVTLTDPIDIAPSSPLGTAPTHTSSTGSTTTHTSTTSVTYTTTK
- a CDS encoding serine/threonine-protein kinase, producing MKSSIDVRKVDLEVGPKSPSQASPADSESSKTGLLPSTQLNALETVDLEDKVKSLVGYDPLRGRKRLEKYEIIRLLATGGMGAVYKAFDHKLRRNVALKVMLPTAASNMRARDRFLQEARAAARISSDHVVEIYEADEIDNIPFIAQKYLHGNTLDRYLTLKGGVPISQAIRIIRETSLGLLAAHKIGLVHRDIKPSNLWLEAPKGRVKILDFGLARYQEEGASLTNLDIAAGTPSFMSPEQVRGDLIDFRSDLFSLGVVLYLLLTGKLPFPKQNSSNALMAVFTQEAIPVAELNPHVAPELAELTHILLSKDPERRPSQTSEVPEAMEWIEANRKHDKKDSTSKRPKVWETLTPPAQSVIEKHNNLNPFSSPKKGSFSFLKRLF
- a CDS encoding carbohydrate-binding family 9-like protein, producing the protein MRLLFLATCCFLFPSAPALGQPAKATEDIRELKLRDWEPKSMMVTKVSIVEKPMYPVIDMHNHLGGGKNTLTPDRVKRYLTEMNEAGVQTVVNLDGGWGDRLKETLAALDEAHPGRFLTYALINFENLDDADWGTREAKRLEESFKAGAKGLKFHKSLGLTVRHKDGTLVAVDDPKLDEVWEMCAKHGRPVVIHIADPAAFFTPLDKYNERWHELNSNPGWLFFGEKYPKREVLLDQLHRVIARHPKTTFINTHFGNNAEDLASVADKLDKYPNMYVDIDARISELGRQPYAARKFFLKYQDRILFGTDTTPRREAYRIYYRFLETEDEYFNCAASHHLQGFWNIYGINLPAPVLDKIYRRNAERVLYGLKPDASRPGPKELHVAEVEDFELKGDGSAEAWKKAEWQMLSKRNKDSLPYETKIKVLHSNKGLYVLMEATDEKLTSTITKDFQDLWKEDVFEVFLWPDDRDAMYFEYEISPLGYELPIIIPNLEGRFLGWLPWHYEGARKIRKATSALGGELKSGAKVTGWKAEFFIPYELMQPLRNVPPKAGTRWRANFYRMDYDNGKTSSWDWSRVGPSFHDFQKFGTLIFD
- a CDS encoding HD-GYP domain-containing protein, with the protein product MARNPRNLEPSPLPGSLPTSEDAEERRKFLEAFHADRPQPDSNLLLPKVHRILIVDDEPKLRDICRTALQNGPIQCEEAADGLHALQAISERPFDLILLDMAMPRLNGEETLKRIRQSPTWPNLKVIVFSGHMPGDEMAALLSHGADDFVPKPYSVAQLRARVNAALRLKQAQDRSDLLNHRLSGVNYELEKALGLKDEHLISARNGLVLALAKLVEYRSLETGTHLLRLQKFCRALGDEAKKMSEFNLVVDENFVQTLVACVPLHDIGKVALADHILLKPGKLTDEERIQMQSHTIVGAQTLQSVAAEYGFAAGFLQMAIDIARYHHERFDGMGYPDRLHGHTIPLAARIVAVADVYDALRSRRVYKLPITHANAKDHILTQSPGHFDPAVLRLFERCSDEFERIFQVAGD
- the leuS gene encoding leucine--tRNA ligase, translated to MPNYNPRVIEPRWQKYWEENKTFACPDPHAPTVAGKPKIYILDMFPYPSGSGLHVGHPEGYTATDILSRQKRMAGYHVLHPMGWDAFGLPAEQHAITTGEHPSINTKNNIDNFRRQIKSLGFSYDWDREVDTTDPNYFKWTQWIFLQLFDTWYDHDQKKGRPIAELPIPADFKSEEEKRKFIDSKRLAYCAEVPVNWCPALGTVLANEEVIDGKSERGNHPVVRQPLRQWLLRITEYAERLIDDLEPLDWSESIKQMQRNWIGKSEGAEVDFALASGAAKIRVFTTRPDTLFGATYMVLAPEHALVESITTSEQKSAVQAYREAAARKSDFDRTELAKEKTGVFTGAYAINPVNGKQIPVWIADYVLATYGTGAIMAVPAHDERDFEFAKKFGLPIPLVVQPPEEWFKKTRSTPENLTEAYCEEGVACNSGLLDGLKTAEAKQKIIAHLEAKGAGTRRINYKLRDWLFSRQRYWGEPFPLLHELDSEGKPTGNIRPLELKDLPLTLPQMADFKPTGSPEGPLAKATDWINVTIDGKKYRRETNTMPQWAGSCWYYLRYLDAKNPNAFCDPAKAKHWLPVDLYVGGAEHAVLHLLYSRFWHKVLFDRGHVHCPEPFQKLVNQGMILGEMEYRISAETYEKHRAKIEELRVIPAHVKNEEEEYYVLRLADSETAKGKNLPDEQIEKRKGRTFLVGTEVELTGKADKMSKSRGNVINPDDVVKEYGADSLRLYEMFMGPLEATKPWSMKSVEGVYRFLSRVWRMVVDDRAETNVLSPLVKDVEPDAETLRLMHKMIQKVTEDTNGLRFNTAIAAMMEFSNHLTGKEVRPKSVLETLTLLLAPYAPHMAEELWNVLGHTTTLAYQAWPKFDPALLVEDRVEIPVQINGKIRAKLMVAADLDQAGLEKLALTDPKVIEQITGKSIKKIVVVPKKMVNIVVA